In Streptomyces sp. 840.1, one DNA window encodes the following:
- a CDS encoding ABATE domain-containing protein, translated as MELAYYSDYAVRLVNTEEPARNKDTLTSVDAVRELFGVNGQAARRATDADVTRFRSVRARLRSVFEAADGGDETLAVDLLNSLLLEFPVSPQISGHNIRDADGKPDWHMHLADHPSNATAGYAATAAMGLAFHLTSYGVDRLGLCEAAPCRNAYLDTSTNRSRRYCSDRCATRANVAAYRARKRLETERAAETGRSAETAQPATPRNER; from the coding sequence GTGGAACTGGCCTATTACTCGGACTACGCCGTGCGCCTGGTCAACACCGAGGAGCCGGCCCGCAACAAGGACACCCTCACCTCGGTCGACGCGGTGCGCGAGCTCTTCGGCGTCAACGGGCAGGCCGCCCGCCGGGCGACCGACGCGGACGTGACCCGCTTCCGGTCCGTACGGGCCAGGCTCCGCTCGGTCTTCGAGGCGGCCGACGGCGGCGACGAGACGCTGGCCGTGGACCTGCTCAACTCGCTGCTGCTGGAGTTCCCGGTCAGCCCGCAGATCTCCGGCCACAACATCCGGGACGCGGACGGCAAGCCGGACTGGCACATGCACCTGGCCGACCACCCGTCCAACGCCACGGCGGGGTACGCGGCGACCGCGGCAATGGGCCTCGCCTTCCACCTCACCTCGTACGGCGTGGACCGGCTCGGCCTGTGCGAGGCGGCGCCGTGCCGCAACGCCTACCTCGACACCTCGACCAACCGCTCCCGCCGCTACTGCTCGGACCGCTGCGCGACCCGCGCCAACGTCGCGGCCTACCGGGCCCGCAAGCGCCTGGAGACGGAGCGCGCCGCCGAGACCGGCCGCAGCGCGGAGACCGCCCAGCCCGCCACCCCGCGCAACGAGCGCTGA
- the sodX gene encoding nickel-type superoxide dismutase maturation protease gives MREVPELPELTDEQPGRGLARVPFQVVEVTGPSMVPTLHHGDWLLVQYGAPVRPGDVVILRHPFQQDLLVVKRAVERRTGGWWVLGDNRFAGGDSTDYGVVPEELVLARVRARYRPLTKDQRSLRGVAGWAVSALRPVSAARSVSRRLRAR, from the coding sequence ATGCGGGAGGTGCCGGAGTTGCCGGAGCTGACCGATGAACAGCCCGGACGCGGGCTGGCGCGGGTGCCGTTCCAGGTGGTGGAGGTGACCGGGCCCTCGATGGTGCCCACGCTCCACCACGGGGACTGGCTGCTCGTGCAGTACGGGGCGCCGGTGCGCCCCGGTGACGTGGTGATCCTGAGGCATCCGTTCCAGCAGGACCTGCTGGTGGTCAAGCGTGCCGTGGAGCGGCGGACCGGGGGCTGGTGGGTGCTCGGTGACAACAGGTTCGCGGGCGGCGACAGCACGGACTACGGGGTCGTGCCCGAGGAGCTGGTACTGGCCAGGGTGCGGGCGCGCTACCGGCCGCTGACGAAGGATCAGCGCTCGTTGCGCGGGGTGGCGGGCTGGGCGGTCTCCGCGCTGCGGCCGGTCTCGGCGGCGCGCTCCGTCTCCAGGCGCTTGCGGGCCCGGTAG
- a CDS encoding SigE family RNA polymerase sigma factor has protein sequence MRIDDDAALHAFVESRRTALYRSAYLLCGDRHEAEDLVQTALVKVVLGGRRHGRLDNIEAYARKTLVNTFIASRRRFWRREQSYGELPDRADRAPDTDTGLAVRAALARLTARQRAVLVLRYWEDLSIQATAALLGMRENTVKSHAARGLAALRAEMTEEKV, from the coding sequence ATGCGGATCGATGACGATGCCGCGCTGCACGCCTTCGTGGAGAGCAGACGCACCGCGCTGTACCGCAGCGCCTACCTGCTCTGCGGAGACCGCCACGAGGCCGAGGACCTGGTTCAGACGGCCCTGGTCAAGGTGGTGCTCGGCGGGCGGCGGCACGGGCGGCTCGACAACATCGAGGCGTACGCACGCAAGACCCTGGTCAACACCTTCATCGCGTCCCGCCGCCGGTTCTGGCGCCGGGAGCAGTCGTACGGCGAACTGCCCGACCGGGCGGACCGCGCGCCCGACACGGACACCGGCCTCGCGGTCCGGGCGGCACTCGCCCGGCTCACCGCCAGGCAGCGGGCCGTACTGGTGCTGCGCTACTGGGAGGACCTGAGCATCCAGGCCACGGCCGCACTGCTCGGGATGCGGGAGAACACGGTCAAGAGCCACGCGGCTCGGGGGTTGGCGGCGCTGCGCGCCGAGATGACGGAGGAGAAGGTATGA
- the sodN gene encoding superoxide dismutase, Ni, with translation MLSRLFAPKVKVSAHCDLPCGVYDPAQARIEAESVKAVQEKYQANEDADFRTRSILIKEQRAELAKHHVSVLWSDYFKPPHFEKYPELHQLVNDTLKALSAAKGSNDPATGQKALDLIAQIDKIFWETKKA, from the coding sequence ATGCTTTCCCGCCTGTTTGCCCCCAAGGTGAAGGTCAGCGCCCACTGCGACCTCCCCTGCGGCGTGTACGACCCGGCCCAGGCCCGCATCGAGGCGGAGTCGGTCAAGGCCGTCCAGGAGAAGTACCAGGCCAACGAGGACGCGGACTTCCGCACGCGCTCGATCCTGATCAAGGAGCAGCGCGCCGAGCTCGCGAAGCACCACGTCTCGGTGCTCTGGAGCGACTACTTCAAGCCGCCGCACTTCGAGAAGTACCCGGAGCTGCACCAGCTGGTCAACGACACCCTGAAGGCGCTCTCCGCGGCCAAGGGCTCGAACGACCCGGCGACCGGCCAGAAGGCTCTGGACCTGATCGCCCAGATCGACAAGATCTTCTGGGAGACCAAGAAGGCCTGA
- a CDS encoding trans-aconitate 2-methyltransferase, whose protein sequence is MTETARGTDWQSWQESWDRQQEWYMPDREERFRVMLDMTEALVGPEPRVLDLACGTGSITDRLLRRFPKATSTGVDLDPALLAIARGSFDGDERVTFVTADLKDPRWTDALPYDSYDAVLTATALHWLHSEPLTTLYGQIGGLVRAGGVFMNADHMIDTDTPRINAAERARRHAGMDRAKAAGAVDWADWWALAAQDPVLAGPTAERFAIYGEHADGDMPSVRWHADTLRAAGFGEARAVWASPSDSLVLAVK, encoded by the coding sequence GTGACGGAGACAGCGCGGGGTACCGACTGGCAGTCCTGGCAGGAGAGCTGGGACCGGCAGCAGGAGTGGTACATGCCCGACCGCGAGGAACGCTTCCGCGTGATGCTCGACATGACCGAGGCCCTGGTCGGCCCCGAACCGCGGGTGCTGGACCTCGCGTGCGGTACGGGAAGTATTACGGACCGGCTGCTCCGGCGGTTCCCGAAGGCCACCAGCACCGGGGTCGACCTCGATCCCGCGCTGCTCGCCATCGCCCGCGGCTCCTTCGACGGCGACGAGCGCGTCACCTTCGTCACCGCGGACCTCAAGGACCCTCGGTGGACGGACGCGCTGCCGTACGACTCGTACGACGCGGTGCTCACCGCCACCGCCCTGCACTGGCTGCACAGCGAGCCGCTCACCACCCTCTACGGGCAGATCGGCGGCCTCGTCCGGGCCGGCGGGGTGTTCATGAACGCCGACCACATGATCGATACGGACACCCCCCGGATCAACGCCGCCGAACGCGCCCGACGGCACGCCGGCATGGACCGGGCCAAGGCCGCCGGCGCCGTGGACTGGGCGGACTGGTGGGCGCTCGCCGCGCAGGACCCGGTGCTCGCCGGCCCGACCGCCGAACGGTTCGCGATCTACGGCGAGCACGCCGACGGCGACATGCCGTCCGTGCGCTGGCACGCGGACACCCTGCGCGCGGCCGGTTTCGGCGAGGCGCGGGCCGTCTGGGCCTCGCCCTCGGACAGCCTGGTGCTCGCGGTGAAGTAG